ATACCATCTGCAAAGAGGTAAATCAAGCATCAGATTGTAGCACATGATGAATGACTATAAGCATGCCTAGCTAGCCcccccacccaaaaaaaaaaaaaaaaaaaaggcaagcgagaaaaaaaatcccttaaATATATAACCAGGTACACCATAGTGTAGTTCCCAATTTCCAGATCTAGATATCATTCACCTTCGAATTGGGGCAGTGCCACATTTTGAGCAATGTCTTTGGAAATGACACTCATTGTTGCTCCAATTGATCACATTCAAACAATTGCCGAGCACAATCTGGTGACATCAAACAAGGACAATACACAACCCAGCAAAAATTCTAATTCCtaacaatttctttcttttttcctttcctttccttttctttttctttctttctttccttttttttttttttttggtcttctcGATCAGATGCCAGAAATTCCAATTACAAATAATAGAGGAAACTCAAAAGGAACATGCAATCCACTGAAACATGGAGAAAATGACCTTGTAAAAGACAAGCATGCCAAGTCACCTTAAGAAACAAGCATTAACTATTATGAGAACATACAGCACCTTTAGGTTCACATCTGATATATGTGGAGAGCCAACATCCTCGATAATAGCAACCTTCAAATCTTCAAGTGTCCAGGTTGATGCCAAAGGAACCTGAAAGTTAAAAGCGTGTTAGACATCTAAGAGAACAGGATAAGTGAAAAGAAGATGACATTTCCAGGTTATACCTTTTTCAACTTTACAACATCCTTTATCCGAGTTTTGTCCTCATGATActgtaaaaacaaacaggaaTGCAGATTTGTGAGCACCAGAAcatcaaatcaaagaaaatatattttccaacaaaaaattgCAGAGATTTAAATCAATTTGTGACCTTTCCATAAACAGTATAGTAATCATGTAAAACAGGTAGCTAGACATTCTGGGTTTTCACTGCAGAGAAGTTGCTGCTTGTCTCTTACATTTAAACCCAAATTCCATGGGCTCAACTTCATTGAAGGAAAAATATCTCAATACTAAACTATTAGTTTCCAAAAACTAATTGgctgtataaattataaactaataaaccACATTTGTGGAGATCAGAGTTAATTCTGAAGACAACTATAGCAGgtacaacaaagaaaatgctgatacatcaagaataaaacaaaattaaacaagttCCCACAAAATCTAGTTCAGAACAGTATATTTTGCTCAATTCAACATGCATATTTTGCTGAAGTCAACATGCTTTCCTTGATGAAAAAGCCAATTATCACGATACCTAAACACATGGTATAATTACCTGTTTCTGTAGCTCCTCAGCGACATCTTCAAACAAATCTTTTGGAGTTGAACCTGAGTTGTTTGAAGCAACAGCCACATATGCAGGTAAATCTTTAACCTGAATGacaaattaaagtaaaattatgaaaatgcaTCCCCCAACATGAAACAAACAGCTCTGCTTAACAAAACCAAATATACAATTCCCAATAATAAAATGGGACGCGCACGCGCGCACACAGAGATGcttatcaaaacaaaaccaaggtAGGTTAATAACCTTTAGGTGATAATCACGCCAGTTAGTTTTGGCAGTAAGAGTGCCTGCAGCAACATGTTCTTCAAGTAGCTTGCGGAACTCATCACGATTTTTACGCTCTGCCTTTCTCAGTTCTTCCTATTTTCATCAATATGGGGATAAGaatatcatataaaacaaatcaaaatactttGTCATCACAAAGGCTAACAGATAATAGCACCTTATGTATCTTCCTTTGctcctcttcttccttctcCAAATCATGTAAATAATCCTGAGACACCGTTGTAAAATTAGCTCCCAATACTCGTAGAAATGTTACTTCTAAATGAAGATTAGTACCTGAAAAATTTCTATGCGATCAATTTTTTCAAGACGTGAACATCTTTCATCAGCTTCTAACCGATCTTGTACTTTTCGCCACTGGGTGCTTGCCTACAGAGGGAAAATGATGGCTAAGTAAGAAGTTTCATTGCCAAAGGAAACCTTAAAAACTGAAATCAGCTTTGCGAAAAGAGTGCCTTAATGAATTCGCATGATTCCAGAAACTGCTTATATTCCATAATGTTCCTCTTGCGCTCCTCCTGTGCCTTTGCTCGTTCCTAGTCAAAATCCCAATTAAAGTTTCAAATCGCAACTTCATATATTGCTACCGTCAGTTACCAGACTTCAAACAGGAACAAGTATACAGCAGAACATAAAGGCTACTGTgaccataatatttatataaaaacaaactccAAAGCGCATATATAAGAGCATTGTCTACATGTATTGGCCACTGGGTAACAATAATACAGTGAGATATCTCCCTGGACATCAGGTCATATCCTCTAGATTCTATTGCTCTTGTTGCTCATGTAAAGCCATCTCAGATGATTCGACAGTGAATCACACAGCATCAACAAATGTATATTAATAGGGTACAAAATTATTAGGATGGATGTTATAAATAGAGGATAGAAAAATGAAGCTAGCAAAATATACCTTTTCTTCAAGTTCCTGCAAGTAGGTTTCAATCAGATCCCTACGGTCTCTTTCCCGTTCAACAGCTTTAAACCGCTCATCGTTTTCAAACAAAGTCACTGCTTTGCTAAGCAATATTTCAAGCATTCAAGTACAAAAGagaaattattaagaaaacaacCATTCTATAAGTAGCAAGTGGCAAAtgaattagaaagaaaaatttaaatgacATCAGAAAATGCAAACCTCAATCTAATTGATGCTGTCAGCTCTTTGGACTCCTGCAAAGGATTCAtgtcaaaacaaaagaaaagcaaactCTTATAGAAATATCACACATCTTTACAGACATAATCgaagaaagaaattcaaaaaacttaCTTCTAGCATGTTCTTGAATTCTTCCCGTGCTTTTTTCTGTTTAATCCTCCTTTCCTCAGCTTCCTGTTTTCTCTTTTGACCCAAGAACTGAAACAAAAGGTTAgtatcatgataaaaaaaaaaaaaaaaaaaaaacattttttaatgcAAGCATGATAAAAAGCTAGACACAGGTTCCAAAAAGCATCAAACAAAGTAttgaattgcaattttttttaggaaGAATAAAATGTTGTGTTAAAACTTAAAGAACACCAACTGTAAGTATTTACCTCATTAAATGCTTGCTTTCTCTCTCCAAGTGTTTTTAATGCACCATAtcttttatcattaattattactCTCATGGCCTGATATAATCAGCAGCAAAGTCAGGAACTTCCAAATGCAGGAGACAGAGAATCACATACAATGTGTTGAATTACCTGGTCCCATGTCCATTCAGACCCAACATTTGCAGACTCCAGAAGtgctttaaataaattttttgctTCCTAGAAGGGGGGAAGGATAAATTTACAGTCAAAATGTTAATACCAGAGAAGGCACAATAAGAGAAACTTGAGTCTATAAAATACATACCAGCTTATCGGCATAAAGTAAGGGTTCATGATTAACTGCTTTCTCTTCCAATGGAACATTGTTAACCTTTTCATCTATGACCAACTCCTTTTCAGCTTCCTGAAAGGCATAAACCAAATCAAGTTGCTAGTAAAGCAAGTCGAGTATGTTTCCAGACTGATAACTTAATGGTGACAACTACCTCTTTGTCTTGTGCGGGAGCTTCATCTGCTGAACTAGGTTTATCTTGTTCTGAAAAGTTGTTCCTAAAACAATTTAACAAATAAGTGCACCTAAGATAAGTTCTACTCTGTTTCTTATGAAATAGGTAAAGAATACAATACATTGGTGCAGTTATGGTGTTCACCGCTGTGGCAGTGACTTCAGCACTTTTTGGAACATCAGCAACAGGAATCTCAATTGTCTGAACTTCATCTGCATTGGTCATCATGGAAGATGACATGACAGGTAAGGTCGATGATTCAGAAGCTAACTGCAACTGTGAATtaccagcagcagcaacaggtATAACAAGAACCGGACTCGATGGTGCCCCTTGAGCTGTAGAAGCATCTGCAATTGAAGGTGTCTTATCCGCGGATGGAGGAACAGAAGTGGAGGCATGAGAATTTGTAAAGACTTCTGATTGTTTTTCCATGGTAGATGTATTTTCTACTCGTGCACGAGCCAACTGGAAGCACATATTTAAAACAATAGTGGGataaatattcaagtttttcttttaagaaaagataaaatttaaaaagaaaaagaaaggaaaagaggtTGGTGCAGGAGAAACCTTCAATTCTTCTGGGATTTCCCATTTTGACTGCTTGGTAACTTTATTGTAGTAATATCTAGATGATTCATG
This is a stretch of genomic DNA from Populus alba chromosome 11, ASM523922v2, whole genome shotgun sequence. It encodes these proteins:
- the LOC118051783 gene encoding pre-mRNA-processing protein 40A isoform X2; the protein is MANNPQFSGMQPLQPPLVGPMDHPQNFAPPPPMPIQFRPVGPVQPSQQFIPVSSPHFQPVGRGVTVMNPGLPPQPPQPQFPHPMQQLPARPNQPSLGPPPPQAIPLPNAHPNRHVMSGSPLPPPSVQTPNSYMPGLGGPGVPLSSSYTFAPSSYGQPPVTFNAVTQFQPMPPMHAQPIPTGGHPASSMNQNTAPVTPIQRNGEQSSVTTTNVLATSIQPKPTEEASTEWKEHISANGRRFYYNKRTRQSSWEKPYELLTPIERADASTDWKEFKSPDGRKYYYNKVTKQSKWEIPEELKLARARVENTSTMEKQSEVFTNSHASTSVPPSADKTPSIADASTAQGAPSSPVLVIPVAAAGNSQLQLASESSTLPVMSSSMMTNADEVQTIEIPVADVPKSAEVTATAVNTITAPMNFSEQDKPSSADEAPAQDKEEAEKELVIDEKVNNVPLEEKAVNHEPLLYADKLEAKNLFKALLESANVGSEWTWDQAMRVIINDKRYGALKTLGERKQAFNEFLGQKRKQEAEERRIKQKKAREEFKNMLEESKELTASIRLSKAVTLFENDERFKAVERERDRRDLIETYLQELEEKERAKAQEERKRNIMEYKQFLESCEFIKASTQWRKVQDRLEADERCSRLEKIDRIEIFQDYLHDLEKEEEEQRKIHKEELRKAERKNRDEFRKLLEEHVAAGTLTAKTNWRDYHLKVKDLPAYVAVASNNSGSTPKDLFEDVAEELQKQYHEDKTRIKDVVKLKKVPLASTWTLEDLKVAIIEDVGSPHISDVNLKMVLDELLERAREKEEKEARKRKRLEDDFLILLQSIKDITASSKWESCKEIFDGSREYSSIGEEGFCREIFEEYVSQLKDQEKENEWKRKEEKAKKEKEREERERRKAKHRREKERGHDRETRKEEEDVEIDDTVETQVCSDKKRSGSDNSRKQRKRHQNAVDDLDESEKDRSKSSHRHGSSDLKKSRRHASTPESDSESRHKRHKRDHRNSSRRTGDLEDLEDGEFGEDRETR
- the LOC118051783 gene encoding pre-mRNA-processing protein 40A isoform X1, with protein sequence MANNPQFSGMQPLQPPLVGPMDHPQNFAPPPPMPIQFRPVGPVQPSQQFIPVSSPHFQPVGRGVTVMNPGLPPQPPQPQFPHPMQQLPARPNQPSLGPPPPQAIPLPNAHPNRHVMSGSPLPPPSVQTPNSYMPGLGGPGVPLSSSYTFAPSSYGQPPVTFNAVTQFQPMPPMHAQPIPTGGHPASSMNQNTAPVTPIQRNGEQSSVTTTNVLATSIQPKPTEEASTEWKEHISANGRRFYYNKRTRQSSWEKPYELLTPIERADASTDWKEFKSPDGRKYYYNKVTKQSKWEIPEELKLARARVENTSTMEKQSEVFTNSHASTSVPPSADKTPSIADASTAQGAPSSPVLVIPVAAAGNSQLQLASESSTLPVMSSSMMTNADEVQTIEIPVADVPKSAEVTATAVNTITAPMNNFSEQDKPSSADEAPAQDKEEAEKELVIDEKVNNVPLEEKAVNHEPLLYADKLEAKNLFKALLESANVGSEWTWDQAMRVIINDKRYGALKTLGERKQAFNEFLGQKRKQEAEERRIKQKKAREEFKNMLEESKELTASIRLSKAVTLFENDERFKAVERERDRRDLIETYLQELEEKERAKAQEERKRNIMEYKQFLESCEFIKASTQWRKVQDRLEADERCSRLEKIDRIEIFQDYLHDLEKEEEEQRKIHKEELRKAERKNRDEFRKLLEEHVAAGTLTAKTNWRDYHLKVKDLPAYVAVASNNSGSTPKDLFEDVAEELQKQYHEDKTRIKDVVKLKKVPLASTWTLEDLKVAIIEDVGSPHISDVNLKMVLDELLERAREKEEKEARKRKRLEDDFLILLQSIKDITASSKWESCKEIFDGSREYSSIGEEGFCREIFEEYVSQLKDQEKENEWKRKEEKAKKEKEREERERRKAKHRREKERGHDRETRKEEEDVEIDDTVETQVCSDKKRSGSDNSRKQRKRHQNAVDDLDESEKDRSKSSHRHGSSDLKKSRRHASTPESDSESRHKRHKRDHRNSSRRTGDLEDLEDGEFGEDRETR
- the LOC118051783 gene encoding pre-mRNA-processing protein 40A isoform X3, giving the protein MANNPQFSGMQPPLVGPMDHPQNFAPPPPMPIQFRPVGPVQPSQQFIPVSSPHFQPVGRGVTVMNPGLPPQPPQPQFPHPMQQLPARPNQPSLGPPPPQAIPLPNAHPNRHVMSGSPLPPPSVQTPNSYMPGLGGPGVPLSSSYTFAPSSYGQPPVTFNAVTQFQPMPPMHAQPIPTGGHPASSMNQNTAPVTPIQRNGEQSSVTTTNVLATSIQPKPTEEASTEWKEHISANGRRFYYNKRTRQSSWEKPYELLTPIERADASTDWKEFKSPDGRKYYYNKVTKQSKWEIPEELKLARARVENTSTMEKQSEVFTNSHASTSVPPSADKTPSIADASTAQGAPSSPVLVIPVAAAGNSQLQLASESSTLPVMSSSMMTNADEVQTIEIPVADVPKSAEVTATAVNTITAPMNNFSEQDKPSSADEAPAQDKEEAEKELVIDEKVNNVPLEEKAVNHEPLLYADKLEAKNLFKALLESANVGSEWTWDQAMRVIINDKRYGALKTLGERKQAFNEFLGQKRKQEAEERRIKQKKAREEFKNMLEESKELTASIRLSKAVTLFENDERFKAVERERDRRDLIETYLQELEEKERAKAQEERKRNIMEYKQFLESCEFIKASTQWRKVQDRLEADERCSRLEKIDRIEIFQDYLHDLEKEEEEQRKIHKEELRKAERKNRDEFRKLLEEHVAAGTLTAKTNWRDYHLKVKDLPAYVAVASNNSGSTPKDLFEDVAEELQKQYHEDKTRIKDVVKLKKVPLASTWTLEDLKVAIIEDVGSPHISDVNLKMVLDELLERAREKEEKEARKRKRLEDDFLILLQSIKDITASSKWESCKEIFDGSREYSSIGEEGFCREIFEEYVSQLKDQEKENEWKRKEEKAKKEKEREERERRKAKHRREKERGHDRETRKEEEDVEIDDTVETQVCSDKKRSGSDNSRKQRKRHQNAVDDLDESEKDRSKSSHRHGSSDLKKSRRHASTPESDSESRHKRHKRDHRNSSRRTGDLEDLEDGEFGEDRETR